A stretch of Nonomuraea africana DNA encodes these proteins:
- the arc gene encoding proteasome ATPase, whose translation MAARDDAEARAAQREREVADLSTQVSFLQEEITALRRKLAESPRQARVLEERLHEAQANLAAVTSQNERLVATLKEARDQIVALKEEVDRLAQPPSGFGVFLEAREDGTVEVFTGGRKLRVNVSPAVDVESLRRGQEVMLNEALNVVEALGYEEVGEIVMLKELLEDGERALVISHADEERVVRLAESLVGQPIRAGDSLLLESRSGYVYERIPKSEVEELVLEEVPDISYEEIGGLMRQIEQIRDAIELPYLHADLFREHKLRPPKGVLLYGPPGCGKTLIAKAVANSLAKQVAEKTGQSGKSFFLNIKGPELLNKYVGETERHIRLVFQRAREKASEGTPVIVFFDEMDSIFRTRGSGVSSDVENTIVPQLLSEIDGVEGLENVIVIGASNREDMIDPAILRPGRLDVKIKIERPDAEAAKDIFSKYLISELPLHPDDLAEHSDSRESTIHGMIQSVVERMYSESEENRFLEVTYANGDKEVLYFKDFNSGAMIQNIVDRGKKMAIKQFLETGQKGLRVQHLLAACVDEFSENEDLPNTTNPDDWARISGKKGERIVYIRTLVSGKTGTEAGRSIDTVANTGQYL comes from the coding sequence GTGGCAGCTCGCGATGATGCTGAGGCTCGAGCCGCGCAGCGCGAACGGGAGGTCGCTGATCTTTCAACACAGGTCTCCTTCCTGCAGGAGGAGATCACCGCGCTGAGGCGGAAGCTGGCCGAGTCACCCCGTCAGGCCAGGGTCCTGGAAGAGCGTCTCCACGAGGCGCAGGCCAACCTTGCGGCGGTCACCAGCCAGAACGAACGGCTGGTCGCCACACTCAAGGAGGCCAGGGACCAGATCGTTGCCCTCAAGGAGGAAGTCGACCGGCTGGCCCAGCCGCCGTCCGGCTTCGGCGTCTTCCTCGAGGCCAGGGAAGACGGCACGGTGGAGGTCTTCACCGGAGGCCGCAAGCTGCGGGTCAACGTCAGTCCCGCGGTCGACGTCGAATCGCTCAGGCGTGGCCAGGAGGTCATGCTCAACGAGGCGCTCAACGTGGTCGAGGCGCTCGGCTACGAAGAGGTCGGCGAGATCGTGATGCTCAAGGAGCTGCTCGAAGACGGCGAGCGCGCCCTGGTCATCTCCCACGCCGACGAGGAGCGCGTGGTGCGCCTTGCCGAGTCGCTGGTCGGGCAGCCGATCCGCGCGGGCGACTCGCTTCTGCTGGAGTCCCGCTCCGGCTATGTCTACGAGCGCATTCCCAAGTCCGAAGTCGAAGAGCTCGTGCTCGAAGAGGTCCCCGACATCTCCTACGAGGAGATCGGCGGCCTCATGCGGCAAATCGAGCAGATCAGGGACGCCATCGAGCTGCCCTACCTGCACGCCGACCTGTTCCGCGAGCACAAGCTCCGTCCGCCCAAGGGTGTGCTGCTGTACGGCCCGCCCGGCTGCGGCAAGACGCTCATCGCCAAGGCCGTCGCCAACTCCCTGGCCAAGCAGGTCGCGGAGAAGACGGGCCAGTCGGGCAAGAGCTTCTTCCTCAACATCAAGGGCCCGGAGCTGCTCAACAAGTACGTCGGTGAGACCGAGCGGCACATCCGCCTGGTCTTCCAGCGAGCCCGCGAGAAGGCCTCAGAGGGCACCCCGGTGATCGTGTTCTTCGACGAGATGGACTCGATCTTCCGCACCCGAGGCTCTGGCGTCTCCTCCGACGTCGAGAACACGATCGTCCCGCAGCTGCTGTCTGAGATCGACGGCGTCGAGGGACTGGAGAACGTCATCGTCATCGGCGCCTCCAACCGCGAGGACATGATCGACCCGGCGATCCTGCGGCCCGGCCGCCTGGACGTCAAGATCAAGATCGAGCGGCCCGACGCCGAGGCGGCGAAGGACATCTTCTCCAAGTACCTCATCTCCGAGCTCCCGCTGCACCCGGACGACCTGGCGGAGCACTCCGACTCCCGCGAGTCGACCATCCACGGCATGATCCAGAGCGTCGTCGAGCGCATGTACTCCGAGAGCGAAGAGAACCGCTTCCTCGAGGTGACCTACGCCAACGGCGACAAGGAAGTCCTGTACTTCAAGGACTTCAACTCCGGCGCGATGATCCAGAACATCGTCGACCGGGGCAAGAAGATGGCCATCAAGCAGTTCCTCGAAACCGGGCAGAAGGGCCTGCGGGTGCAGCACCTGCTGGCGGCCTGCGTGGACGAGTTCTCCGAGAACGAGGACCTGCCCAACACCACCAACCCCGACGACTGGGCCCGCATCTCCGGCAAGAAGGGCGAGCGGATCGTCTACATCCGCACGCTGGTCTCCGGCAAGACGGGCACCGAGGCGGGGCGTTCGATCGACACGGTCGCGAACACCGGCCAGTACCTGTAA
- a CDS encoding tRNA (adenine-N1)-methyltransferase, producing the protein MGFRRHGPFQVGDQVQLTDPKNKRHTITLKEDGVFHTHKGAIPHSDLIGQPEGSVVRSANGTQYLAFRHLLQDYTLSMPRGAAVIYPKDAAQIVGMADIFPGARVIEAGVGSGALTCFLLRAVGPEGKVTSYERRQDFADVAKKNVEKFFGGEMDSWRLVVGDLNESIDELDVDRIILDMLAPWECVESAAKALTPGGVICVYVATTTQMSKTVEALREHGSFTEPHAWETLVRDWHVEGLAVRPDHRMIGHTGFLVSARRMADGVTPPPRRRRPKGTTEEL; encoded by the coding sequence ATGGGTTTTCGCAGGCACGGGCCGTTCCAGGTGGGGGATCAGGTGCAGCTCACCGACCCCAAGAACAAGCGTCACACGATCACGCTGAAGGAGGACGGGGTCTTCCACACGCACAAGGGGGCGATCCCGCACAGCGACCTGATCGGCCAGCCCGAGGGCTCGGTGGTCCGCTCGGCCAACGGCACGCAGTACCTCGCCTTCAGGCACCTGCTGCAGGACTACACGCTGTCGATGCCGCGCGGCGCGGCCGTCATCTACCCGAAGGACGCCGCCCAGATCGTCGGCATGGCCGACATCTTCCCCGGTGCCCGCGTCATCGAGGCCGGAGTCGGCTCGGGCGCGCTGACCTGCTTCCTGCTGCGCGCGGTGGGCCCGGAGGGCAAGGTCACCTCCTACGAGCGGCGGCAGGACTTCGCCGACGTCGCCAAGAAGAACGTGGAGAAGTTCTTCGGCGGCGAGATGGACAGCTGGCGCCTGGTCGTGGGCGACCTGAACGAGTCCATCGACGAGCTCGACGTCGACCGGATCATCCTCGACATGCTCGCCCCGTGGGAGTGCGTGGAGTCGGCCGCCAAGGCCCTCACCCCCGGCGGAGTGATCTGCGTCTACGTGGCCACGACCACGCAGATGTCCAAGACCGTCGAGGCACTTCGCGAGCACGGGAGTTTCACCGAGCCCCACGCGTGGGAGACCCTGGTTCGCGACTGGCATGTCGAGGGGCTCGCCGTACGGCCTGACCACCGGATGATCGGGCACACCGGGTTCCTCGTCAGCGCCCGCCGCATGGCGGACGGCGTCACGCCCCCGCCACGGCGCAGACGACCGAAGGGAACCACCGAAGAACTATGA
- a CDS encoding LuxR C-terminal-related transcriptional regulator — MPTRWPFAGRVEETDRLLTLMNDPDVRGVAIVGAAGAGKSRLAMEVVTSLRSRGRTAVHAIASMAARELPFGALAHLLPAALPQGANPLKWISDTLVGTERRPLILVDDAHLLDSGSAAVLHHMAQDAAAQLLLTLRGGEPVPDTLVSLWKDLGLVRMELAPLSLRDVGRILAAVLGDPVESASVARLHRLAGGNALFLRELVAGALDGGALVRVRGLWRLESAPPVAPALADLVAARIGRLEPAEEEALEYIALGEPLGAQLLAGLVPAATVESLEAKDLIRVLVDGRRTLVRLAHPLYGEAIRAGSPLLRTRRRYRRLAEALEAAGGRRRDDVVRLAVWRLESGTVKDPGPLLSGSEIAWAAHDATLATRLGWAALNAGGGARAAIMLSDVLSFSEAFTDSEAALTSVWNEPCGPELRAQLAMQRAWNLNFGLRRPAEADAVLDAAEAMLDDPSLRLLVHAMRLNVRILRGEVHESARAAEEMLAGEHLSVVAEAMALGITAYGLPYAGRCDEARRMCLRARAVEASWHDAAPSEVLKLIAGSYLAEMLSGDLAAAERAVRHGQEVLGDDSALRLFRRMFLQWHGEIARMRGRLAEAARITKEATTLAGAGHFTALAVAELAHCTALLGDQGTARALLAEAERDRTDVLYLLQTSIDAAQRWVTAMGGQLPRATELALAHAARARSQALLGIELGALHDVVRFGGARRVATRLTEVARRHDGALAAVCAAHAAAAASGDGEGLDRVAGSFRELGMTLHAAEAYAQASAAHHARGHPQKGRTAAARAAACAAACGGPRTPALARLRGPALTAREREIARLAAAGLASKEIAARLVLSIRTVDNHLQSVYGKLGVNGRTELTELLDADSPPEADD; from the coding sequence GTGCCGACACGCTGGCCCTTCGCCGGTCGCGTCGAGGAGACCGACCGGCTGCTGACGCTGATGAACGATCCCGACGTCCGCGGGGTCGCGATCGTGGGCGCCGCGGGCGCGGGCAAGAGCAGGCTGGCGATGGAGGTCGTGACCTCCCTGCGCTCGCGCGGGCGCACCGCCGTCCACGCCATCGCCTCGATGGCCGCCCGCGAGCTGCCCTTCGGGGCGCTGGCCCACCTGCTGCCCGCCGCGCTGCCCCAGGGCGCCAACCCGCTGAAGTGGATCTCCGACACGCTCGTCGGGACCGAGCGGCGCCCCCTGATCCTGGTCGACGACGCCCACCTGCTCGACTCCGGCTCGGCCGCGGTCCTGCACCACATGGCGCAGGACGCCGCCGCGCAGCTGCTGCTCACCCTGCGCGGCGGCGAGCCCGTCCCCGACACGCTGGTATCACTGTGGAAGGACCTGGGCCTGGTCAGGATGGAGCTGGCGCCGCTGAGCCTGCGCGACGTCGGGCGCATCCTTGCCGCCGTGCTCGGCGATCCCGTCGAGTCGGCCAGCGTGGCCAGGCTGCACCGGCTCGCCGGGGGCAACGCGCTGTTCCTTCGCGAGCTGGTGGCCGGCGCGCTCGACGGAGGGGCGCTGGTGCGGGTGCGGGGTCTGTGGCGCCTGGAGTCGGCGCCGCCGGTCGCCCCCGCGCTGGCCGACCTGGTCGCCGCCCGCATCGGCCGCCTGGAGCCCGCCGAGGAGGAGGCGCTGGAGTACATCGCGCTGGGCGAGCCGCTCGGGGCACAGCTGCTGGCCGGCCTGGTGCCGGCCGCCACCGTCGAGTCGCTGGAGGCCAAGGACCTCATCAGGGTGCTCGTGGACGGCAGGCGCACGCTGGTGCGCCTGGCCCACCCCCTGTACGGCGAGGCGATCAGGGCCGGCAGCCCCCTGCTGCGCACCAGGCGCCGCTACCGCCGGCTGGCCGAGGCGCTCGAGGCCGCGGGCGGGCGGCGGCGCGACGACGTGGTGCGGCTGGCGGTGTGGCGCCTGGAGAGCGGCACCGTCAAGGACCCCGGCCCGCTGCTGTCGGGCAGCGAGATCGCCTGGGCGGCGCACGACGCCACCCTGGCCACCAGGCTGGGCTGGGCGGCGCTGAACGCGGGCGGTGGCGCGCGGGCGGCCATCATGCTGTCGGACGTGCTGTCGTTCTCCGAGGCGTTCACCGACTCCGAGGCCGCGCTGACCTCGGTGTGGAACGAGCCATGCGGCCCCGAGCTGCGGGCGCAGCTGGCGATGCAGCGCGCCTGGAACCTCAACTTCGGGCTGCGCCGTCCGGCCGAGGCCGACGCCGTGCTCGACGCCGCCGAGGCGATGCTCGACGACCCCTCCCTGCGCCTACTGGTGCACGCCATGCGGCTGAACGTGCGCATCCTGCGCGGTGAGGTGCACGAGAGCGCGCGGGCGGCCGAGGAGATGCTGGCGGGCGAGCACCTGTCGGTGGTCGCCGAGGCGATGGCGCTGGGCATCACCGCCTACGGCCTGCCGTACGCGGGCAGGTGCGACGAGGCCAGGCGGATGTGCCTTCGGGCCAGGGCGGTGGAGGCCTCCTGGCACGACGCGGCGCCCTCCGAGGTGCTCAAGCTCATCGCGGGCAGCTACCTGGCGGAGATGCTGTCGGGCGACCTGGCCGCGGCCGAGCGCGCCGTCCGGCACGGGCAGGAGGTGCTTGGAGACGACAGCGCGCTACGCCTGTTCAGGCGCATGTTCCTGCAGTGGCACGGCGAGATCGCCAGGATGCGCGGCAGGCTGGCCGAGGCGGCGCGCATCACCAAGGAGGCCACCACGCTGGCGGGCGCCGGCCACTTCACCGCGCTCGCGGTGGCCGAGCTGGCCCACTGCACGGCGCTGCTCGGCGACCAGGGAACCGCCCGCGCGCTGCTGGCCGAGGCCGAGCGCGACCGCACCGACGTCCTCTACCTGCTGCAGACCTCCATCGACGCGGCCCAGCGCTGGGTGACGGCGATGGGCGGCCAGCTGCCTCGCGCGACAGAGCTGGCGCTGGCGCACGCCGCCCGCGCCCGATCACAAGCCCTGCTGGGCATCGAGCTGGGCGCCCTGCACGACGTGGTGCGCTTCGGCGGGGCGCGAAGGGTGGCGACGCGGCTGACGGAGGTCGCCCGGCGGCACGACGGCGCCCTGGCCGCCGTCTGCGCGGCGCACGCCGCGGCCGCCGCCTCGGGAGACGGCGAGGGCCTGGACCGCGTGGCGGGCTCCTTCAGGGAGCTGGGGATGACGCTGCACGCCGCCGAGGCGTACGCGCAGGCCTCGGCCGCGCACCACGCGCGGGGCCATCCCCAGAAGGGCAGGACCGCCGCCGCCAGGGCGGCGGCGTGCGCGGCGGCCTGCGGCGGCCCGCGCACGCCCGCGCTGGCCCGCCTGCGGGGTCCCGCGCTGACCGCGCGCGAGAGGGAGATCGCCAGGCTCGCGGCGGCGGGCCTGGCCAGCAAGGAGATCGCCGCGCGGCTGGTGCTGTCGATCAGGACGGTCGACAACCACCTGCAGTCGGTGTACGGCAAGCTCGGCGTCAACGGCCGAACGGAGCTGACCGAGCTGCTGGACGCCGATTCGCCACCCGAGGCGGACGATTGA
- a CDS encoding GNAT family N-acetyltransferase, producing the protein MLPREVISAGSLILRPPSRDDLGAIVRASSDAETARFLYLLPVPYTREDAESYLEMAERRWAEGGAEFSVTDAATGRYLGAAGLRAPGPGDTLEIGYRVAEWARGKGVATAAARAVSEWAFDKGARRIELRAEVENLASLRVAYAAGYLQEGVERERRHTRDGRPADFVAFARLASDPGEAAPQYLPFLEGGELSDGVVRLAPMAPADAPDFHGLMREPSVTRWMMAPAGTIESSERRCRYTGYWWLSGQRVELSVRDAATDAFAGHIQLTQVAPLIGQAMLGYSLMPAFRGRGLISRAVRLLTDWAFTKTALHRIVAGTDVTNEVSQGVLERAGFSREGVHRELFPRPDGTRGDDVEWLLLRPH; encoded by the coding sequence ATGTTGCCGCGTGAAGTGATCTCCGCCGGTTCGCTGATCCTGCGCCCCCCGTCCCGCGACGACCTCGGCGCGATCGTGCGAGCCTCCTCCGACGCCGAGACCGCCAGGTTCCTCTACCTGCTGCCCGTGCCGTACACCCGCGAAGACGCGGAGAGCTATCTCGAGATGGCCGAGCGGCGCTGGGCCGAGGGCGGCGCGGAGTTCAGCGTCACCGACGCCGCGACGGGCCGCTACCTTGGCGCGGCCGGCCTGCGCGCCCCTGGCCCGGGTGACACGCTCGAGATCGGCTACCGGGTGGCCGAGTGGGCCAGGGGCAAGGGCGTGGCCACGGCGGCCGCGAGGGCGGTCAGCGAGTGGGCCTTCGACAAGGGCGCGCGCCGCATCGAACTGCGTGCCGAGGTGGAGAACCTGGCCAGCCTGCGCGTCGCCTACGCCGCCGGCTACCTGCAGGAAGGCGTCGAGCGCGAGCGGCGCCACACCAGGGACGGCAGGCCCGCCGACTTCGTGGCCTTCGCGCGGCTGGCGAGCGACCCCGGCGAGGCGGCGCCGCAGTACCTGCCCTTCCTCGAGGGCGGCGAGCTGTCGGACGGGGTGGTGCGGCTGGCCCCGATGGCCCCCGCCGACGCCCCCGACTTCCACGGCCTGATGCGGGAGCCGAGCGTCACGCGCTGGATGATGGCGCCCGCCGGCACGATCGAGAGCAGCGAGCGCCGCTGCCGCTACACCGGCTACTGGTGGCTGTCGGGGCAGCGGGTGGAGCTGTCCGTGCGCGACGCGGCCACCGACGCCTTCGCCGGGCACATCCAGCTCACGCAGGTCGCGCCGCTGATCGGCCAGGCCATGCTCGGCTACTCGCTGATGCCCGCCTTCCGCGGCAGGGGTCTCATCTCGAGGGCTGTGCGGCTGCTGACGGACTGGGCGTTCACGAAGACCGCGCTGCACCGGATCGTGGCGGGCACCGACGTGACCAACGAGGTGTCGCAGGGCGTGCTGGAGCGGGCGGGTTTCAGCAGGGAGGGAGTGCATCGCGAGCTGTTCCCGCGCCCTGACGGCACACGAGGGGACGATGTCGAGTGGCTGCTCCTTCGTCCCCACTAA
- a CDS encoding effector-associated constant component EACC1, with the protein MAEVVFEGSFDEVAALEEWLRDADALRGRVHLEHRPPEQGRMGGEPPALRIEVESAAQAAALTRTVEFWLRSRGGDVALKLRIGAEVTADLDLRAKLDVDALVAQVAALLRDALKAAAD; encoded by the coding sequence ATGGCCGAGGTCGTCTTCGAGGGTTCCTTCGACGAGGTCGCCGCGCTGGAGGAGTGGCTGCGGGACGCCGATGCGCTGCGGGGGAGGGTCCACCTCGAGCACCGGCCGCCGGAGCAGGGGCGGATGGGCGGCGAGCCGCCCGCGCTCCGGATCGAGGTCGAGTCGGCGGCGCAGGCGGCGGCCCTGACCAGGACGGTGGAGTTCTGGCTGCGCTCCAGGGGTGGCGACGTCGCGCTCAAGCTGCGGATCGGCGCGGAGGTCACCGCCGACCTCGACCTACGCGCCAAGCTGGACGTCGACGCCCTCGTCGCCCAGGTCGCCGCCCTCCTGCGCGACGCGCTCAAGGCCGCCGCCGACTGA
- a CDS encoding DUF4145 domain-containing protein translates to MRPYWLAVCQSCGQALLLESEPEFDDRDPDDLPARPATVLWPADGRPVSAEVPPAVRQELAHARAGLRAGSPASAVVHVRRLLEAVCADHGVTGRTLFHALGELRREGLIDGWLLSWAEELRELGNEAAHLGSRPLGRSEAEDAVELAEAFVDYVYVFSHKYHRFQVRRGAAKSPNIRNIRNVIQETPAIRILRKSQVPFRVHPYPHDPARTKSRAAVADELGISPMRLLKAVILYLGEHAVVAIAPVEGAIDERALARAFGAARARIAGLADVVRIGETIAADVVSPLALPYLPSVLEETSAAASSVYVSSGRHGLELELDPADLVRLTRARTAPIVR, encoded by the coding sequence TTGCGGCCCTATTGGCTGGCCGTCTGCCAGAGCTGCGGACAGGCGCTGCTGCTCGAATCGGAGCCGGAATTCGACGACCGCGACCCCGACGACCTTCCCGCCAGGCCCGCCACGGTGCTGTGGCCGGCCGACGGGCGGCCCGTCTCCGCCGAGGTGCCGCCCGCGGTGCGGCAGGAGCTCGCCCACGCCCGCGCGGGACTGCGCGCGGGCTCGCCCGCCTCGGCGGTCGTGCACGTGCGGCGGCTGCTGGAGGCCGTCTGCGCCGACCACGGCGTGACCGGGCGCACGCTCTTCCACGCGCTGGGCGAGCTGCGCCGCGAGGGGCTCATCGACGGCTGGTTGCTGAGCTGGGCCGAGGAACTGCGCGAGCTGGGCAACGAGGCCGCCCACCTCGGCTCGCGCCCGCTGGGGAGGTCGGAGGCGGAGGACGCGGTGGAACTGGCGGAGGCGTTCGTCGACTACGTTTACGTTTTCTCCCACAAGTACCACCGCTTTCAGGTACGGCGCGGCGCCGCCAAATCACCGAATATCCGGAATATACGAAATGTCATACAAGAGACCCCGGCCATCCGGATTCTTCGTAAATCTCAGGTGCCGTTCAGGGTCCATCCTTATCCCCACGATCCGGCCAGGACGAAATCGAGGGCGGCGGTCGCCGACGAACTCGGCATCTCACCCATGCGCCTGCTCAAGGCCGTCATCCTCTATCTCGGCGAGCACGCCGTCGTGGCCATCGCGCCGGTCGAGGGCGCGATCGACGAACGGGCTCTGGCCAGGGCCTTCGGCGCCGCCCGGGCGAGGATCGCGGGGCTCGCCGACGTCGTGCGCATCGGCGAGACCATCGCCGCCGACGTGGTCAGCCCGCTGGCGCTGCCGTACCTGCCGTCGGTCCTGGAGGAGACCTCGGCCGCCGCGTCGAGCGTGTACGTCTCCAGCGGCCGCCACGGGCTCGAACTCGAGCTCGACCCTGCCGACCTGGTCCGGCTGACCAGGGCCAGGACCGCCCCGATCGTGAGGTGA
- a CDS encoding AAA family ATPase yields the protein MKRWPFAGRRQELEDLVRLARDPTAQGVVIAGPAGVGKSRLADEVLTHFHAAKVALVRIRATKAASSIPNGALADLIPRQHPPHLVNTLRWAADELLGHARGRVLVLAVDDAHLLDSHSAEVIASLVRARQARMVATLRASEPAPDPVTLLWREGHLRRYDADPLSDLDVAAVLTAALGAQPDDATVRRLGEVTEGNALFLYEVVGAAMASGALSPVHGMWKLTGDPPLAPRLVDLIHERIGALSPELKDVLEYTALAEPIGARTLSSLTSERALLEAEERGLVRVRVDRQREIARLGHPLYGEVARERLPELRRRRRHADLVAALESTGLRRREDPLRVTVWRLAGGLGAAPLPLLDASRLAWSAHDYPLAIRLGEAALEAGGGVPASLQLATLLDYAQQPDRARAVLDATPEPEDEPTRARLVLARASNLAWGMDRLGDALDLLSAAEKELTSAPPRRQVAVQRLGLTASAARPAEALRLGAELLAQDLGPAQRAQVLGSRALSLCYAGRTTEAVELVHEALREAAAWRDELPALISPLHSTWAMCGYFSGDLAVMDQAIASMRAALAGQRGWSRGEGSLALARGNAATLRGQLGAALLILHAPANHETALTVGGCMAAYAATQALRGEAAAARDTLRAALARNRATWTAFMRWAALTRVWIAAAEGETDRAVELALAAAADCRESGLSAFEAVALHDVVRLGAPAAALPRLAELATSHEGPRLRLAAAHATALAGGDPKGLLGVAEGFDALGMRLHAAEAAAQAAAVLRGTRGEKAARTAATEAWSLAGACQGPDTPALRGLAAPDLTDRELQVAQLTAAGHSHREIAQRLGIAMRTAMNHRNQAYWKLGVNSPTELAKALNRFR from the coding sequence ATGAAACGCTGGCCGTTCGCGGGCCGCAGACAGGAGCTCGAGGACCTGGTGCGCCTGGCGCGGGATCCGACGGCGCAGGGCGTCGTCATCGCGGGGCCCGCCGGGGTCGGCAAGTCGCGCCTGGCCGACGAGGTCCTCACGCACTTCCACGCCGCCAAGGTGGCGCTGGTGCGCATCAGGGCGACCAAGGCCGCCAGCTCCATCCCGAACGGCGCGCTCGCCGACCTCATCCCGCGGCAGCACCCTCCGCACCTGGTCAACACGCTGCGCTGGGCCGCCGACGAACTCCTCGGCCACGCGAGGGGCCGCGTGCTGGTGCTCGCCGTGGACGACGCGCACCTGCTCGACAGCCACTCGGCCGAGGTGATCGCCTCGCTGGTCAGGGCCAGGCAGGCGCGTATGGTGGCCACCCTGCGCGCCAGCGAGCCCGCGCCCGACCCCGTGACGCTGCTGTGGCGGGAGGGCCACCTGCGCAGGTACGACGCCGACCCGCTCAGCGACCTCGACGTAGCCGCCGTGCTCACCGCCGCCCTCGGCGCCCAGCCCGACGACGCCACCGTGCGCAGGCTCGGCGAGGTGACGGAGGGCAACGCGCTGTTCCTGTACGAGGTGGTGGGGGCGGCCATGGCCTCGGGCGCGCTGTCGCCCGTTCACGGGATGTGGAAGCTGACCGGCGACCCGCCTCTGGCTCCGCGCCTGGTCGACCTGATCCACGAGCGGATCGGCGCCCTGTCGCCCGAGCTGAAGGACGTGCTGGAGTACACGGCGCTGGCCGAGCCGATCGGCGCCCGCACGCTGAGCTCGCTCACCTCCGAGCGGGCGTTACTGGAGGCCGAGGAGCGCGGGCTGGTCAGGGTGCGCGTCGACAGGCAGCGCGAGATCGCCCGCCTCGGCCACCCTCTCTACGGCGAGGTGGCCCGCGAGCGCCTGCCCGAGCTGCGCCGCCGGCGCAGGCACGCCGACCTGGTCGCCGCACTGGAGTCCACGGGCCTGCGGCGCAGGGAGGACCCGCTCAGGGTGACGGTGTGGCGGCTGGCCGGAGGTCTCGGCGCCGCGCCCCTGCCGCTGCTGGACGCCTCCCGCCTGGCCTGGTCGGCCCACGACTACCCGCTGGCGATCCGCCTGGGCGAGGCCGCGCTGGAGGCGGGGGGCGGCGTGCCCGCCTCGCTCCAGCTGGCCACGCTCCTCGACTACGCCCAGCAGCCCGACCGGGCGAGGGCCGTGCTCGACGCCACTCCCGAACCCGAGGACGAGCCCACGAGGGCGCGGCTGGTCCTCGCCAGGGCCAGCAACCTGGCCTGGGGCATGGACCGGCTGGGCGACGCGCTCGACCTGCTGTCCGCCGCCGAGAAGGAGCTGACCTCGGCGCCGCCGCGACGGCAGGTCGCCGTCCAGCGTCTGGGCCTGACCGCCTCGGCGGCCAGGCCCGCCGAGGCGCTCCGCCTCGGCGCCGAGCTCCTCGCCCAGGACCTCGGCCCCGCCCAGAGGGCCCAGGTCCTCGGCTCCCGCGCGTTGTCCCTGTGTTACGCCGGACGCACCACGGAGGCGGTCGAGCTGGTCCACGAGGCGCTGCGCGAGGCGGCGGCCTGGCGGGACGAGCTGCCGGCCCTGATCTCTCCCCTGCACTCCACCTGGGCGATGTGCGGGTACTTCTCCGGCGACCTGGCCGTCATGGACCAGGCCATCGCCTCCATGCGCGCCGCTCTCGCGGGCCAGCGCGGCTGGTCGCGCGGCGAGGGCAGCCTCGCCCTGGCCCGCGGCAACGCCGCCACCCTGCGCGGCCAGCTGGGCGCGGCGCTGCTGATCCTGCATGCGCCCGCCAACCACGAGACGGCGCTGACCGTGGGCGGCTGCATGGCCGCCTATGCCGCCACGCAGGCGCTGCGCGGCGAGGCCGCCGCCGCCCGCGACACCCTCCGCGCGGCCCTGGCCCGCAACCGCGCCACCTGGACCGCCTTCATGCGCTGGGCCGCCCTGACCCGCGTGTGGATCGCCGCCGCGGAAGGCGAGACCGACCGGGCCGTCGAGCTGGCGCTCGCGGCCGCCGCCGACTGCCGGGAGAGCGGCCTGTCCGCCTTCGAGGCGGTCGCCCTCCACGACGTGGTACGGCTCGGCGCCCCCGCCGCCGCGCTCCCCCGGCTCGCCGAGCTGGCCACGTCGCACGAGGGCCCGCGCTTACGGCTGGCGGCGGCGCACGCGACGGCGCTGGCGGGCGGCGACCCCAAGGGACTGCTGGGCGTGGCGGAGGGCTTCGACGCGCTGGGCATGCGCCTGCACGCCGCCGAGGCCGCCGCCCAGGCCGCGGCGGTGCTGCGCGGGACCAGGGGCGAGAAGGCGGCTCGCACGGCGGCGACGGAGGCGTGGTCGCTGGCTGGAGCGTGCCAGGGGCCCGACACCCCGGCCCTGCGCGGCCTGGCGGCGCCGGACCTGACCGACCGCGAGCTCCAGGTGGCGCAGCTGACGGCGGCCGGGCATTCGCACAGGGAGATCGCCCAGCGCCTCGGCATCGCTATGCGGACCGCGATGAACCACCGCAACCAGGCCTACTGGAAACTGGG